The Coffea arabica cultivar ET-39 chromosome 1e, Coffea Arabica ET-39 HiFi, whole genome shotgun sequence genome has a window encoding:
- the LOC113697214 gene encoding protein neprosin yields the protein MTGAELFGTSCCQQRRRRRRRGDSLGVRVAVLFLIYLCGVGGGGGGFISLSSAARLSGVSRQKLEVHKHLKRLNKPPIKTIQSPDGDIIDCIPVSHQPAFDHPFLKDHKIQMRPSYHPEGLYDENKVSEGTKQSRANPITQLWHMNGRCPEETIPVRRTKQDDVLRASSVKRYGKKKHRSIPKPRSTDPDLVNQSGHQHAIAYVEGDKYYGAKATINVWEPKIQQANEFSLSQLWILGGSFGEDLNSIEAGWQVSPDLYGDNNTRLFTYWTSDAYQATGCYNLLCSGFIQINSEIAMGASISPVSAFRNSQYDISILVWKDPKEGNWWMQFGSDYVLGYWPSFLFSYLADSASMIEWGGEVVNSEPDGKHTSTQMGSGHFPEEGFGKASYFRNVQVVDSSNNLKAPKGLGTFTEQSNCYDVQTGSNGDWGHYFYFGGPGRNPNCP from the exons ATGACGGGTGCTGAGCTGTTTGGCACCAGCTGCTGCCagcagaggaggaggaggaggagaagaggGGATAGTTTAGGAGTGAGAGTGGCCGTTTTGTTCCTCATTTACCTGTGCGGTGTTGGTGGCGGTGGCGGTGGCTTCATCTCGCTATCTAGCGCCGCTAGATTGAGTGGTGTTTCAAGGCAGAAACTAGAGGTCCATAAGCACTTGAAGAGGCTCAACAAGCCTCCTATCAAAACCATTCAG AGCCCAGATGGGGATATCATTGACTGCATACCCGTCTCTCATCAACCGGCTTTCGATCACCCTTTCCTCAAGGACCACAAGATACAGATGAGGCCAAGCTACCACCCCGAAGGGCTTTATGACGAGAACAAGGTGTCCGAGGGAACTAAGCAGAGCAGAGCAAACCCCATTACTCAACTGTGGCACATGAATGGGAGGTGTCCTGAGGAGACTATACCCGTGAGAAGAACAAAGCAAGATGATGTCTTGAGAGCCAGCTCTGTCAAGAGATATGGAAAGAAGAAGCACAGAAGCATCCCCAAGCCCAGGTCTACTGACCCTGACCTCGTCAATCAAAGTGGTCATCAG CATGCAATAGCATATGTTGAAGGGGACAAGTATTATGGAGCAAAAGCAACCATTAATGTTTGGGAACCCAAAATCCAGCAAGCCAATGAGTTCAGCCTGTCTCAACTATGGATATTGGGTGGTTCTTTTGGTGAAGATCTCAACAGCATTGAAGCTGGCTGGCAG GTAAGCCCTGACCTTTATGGCGACAACAACACAAGGCTTTTTACCTACTGGACT AGTGATGCATATCAGGCCACGGGTTGCTATAATCTGCTTTGCTCAGGGTTCATTCAAATCAACAGTGAAATAGCAATGGGTGCAAGCATCTCCCCTGTTTCTGCCTTTCGAAATTCCCAATATGATATCAGTATTCTCGTCTGGAAG GATCCAAAAGAGGGGAATTGGTGGATGCAATTTGGGAGTGACTATGTTTTGGGATACTGGCCATCTTTCTTGTTCTCATACTTGGCAGACAGTGCTTCCATGATTGAGTGGGGTGGGGAGGTGGTGAATTCAGAACCAGATGGGAAGCACACCTCAACCCAAATGGGCAGCGGTCATTTCCCTGAAGAGGGCTTTGGCAAAGCAAGCTACTTCAGGAATGTTCAAGTGGTTGATAGCTCCAACAATCTCAAGGCTCCCAAAGGTCTTGGCACCTTTACCGAGCAGTCCAACTGCTATGATGTCCAGACTGGCAGCAATGGGGATTGGGGCCATTACTTTTACTTTGGAGGCCCTGGTAGAAATCCCAATTGCCCTTGA